The Brevibacillus humidisoli DNA segment CAATTCTCCCAAAATGTTTTCTTCCGGCACCCTCACGTTCTCAAAGATCAGGGACGCAGGCCCCCACTCTCCCATCGTGTGAACGTACTCGGACCGCCAACCACTGTCACGGTCGACCAAAAAACAAGTTACGCCGCCGCCTGCTGCCTGTTTCTCTTTGTCTGTGACAGCAAATACCATCGCAAAATCGGCTTCATTCCCGTTCGTGATAAAGATCTTCTCCCCATTTAAGACCCACTCATTGCCAACTTTCTCTGCACGCATGCTGATCCGCCTGGTATCAGAACCAGCCCCCGGCTCCGTGAAAGCAAAACAAGAAATTCTCTCTCCATTGATGGTAGGAATCAGATACTTCTTTTTTTGCTCTTCGTTGCAGTAATAGAGGATGTTGTCGGCAAATCCGCCAAAGTGAAAAGGAACAAAAGTGCGTGACAGTTCCATGACGACGAGCGCTTGCATCATTTGGCCAAGGTTGGCCCCGCCATATTCCTCGGGAGTGTTGATTCCCCAAAAGCCCAGTTTCTTTGCTTTGAGCTGCAGTTCTTTTTTCTGCTCGACCGTGATGCCCGGTCTACCTTCTCGCTCATTGCGAAGCACCTCCGCTTCCAGGGGCATCAATTCTTTTTCGACAAATTTTCTGACCGTCTTCTGGATCATTTTTTGTTCTTCTTGCAATCGGAAATGCATGGTATCCTCTCCCTTTTCGTTTGATTATTTTACAGAACAGATGTGCTTGCCGCCTGTTCACTTACTACGGTTTGATCACCAGTTTTCCCCAGGTTTTCCTTGTGGCCAACAGTTCCATGGCCTGCGGCAACGCTTCAAACGGGAATTCCTTACATACGATGGGACGAATCGCTCCTTGTTTATTTAGTTCCATCAGGCGACGATGTGCTTCGATGATCCGCTCAGGCATCAGACGTCGGAACAACCCCCAGTGTACGCCGACAACGGAATAGTTCTTTACCAATGCATGGTTCGCAGGGGCATCCGCGATCCTCCCGCCAGCGAAACCGATCACCAGGAGCCGTCCTTCAAAGGCGATGCATTTTCGGGAGCGATCAAACGTGTCACCGCCAACCGGGTCAAATATGATATCCGCACCTCGCCCCTTTGTCACATCATTTACGATATCTACAAAGTTTTCAGCCAGATAATCAATCGCAACATCGGCTCCCAGGTCCTTGCATATTCGCACTTTTTCCGGTCCCCCCGCGGTTGCGATGACACGGGCTCCCGCTGCGCGCCCCAGTTGAATGGCCGCGGAGCCCACACCTCCAGATCCGGCATGAACCAGCAGCACGTCACCCGATTGGACCGTTGCCCGTCGATGGAGTGCATAGTAGGCGGTCTGGTACGTGATAAACATGGATGCTGCCTCGCTCCAGGAGAGAGAATCGGGAATCGGATAGACGTGATCCTCTGGTACGCAGACCCATTCGGCAAATCCTCCCGAATTAACACTTCTCCCAGCTGTGGAGTTGGGGTGGGCCTATCTTCCAGATGCAGCGCCTTGAGCGGATCGGATAATTCTTTGACCAACCATGTACGCATGGCATGTTTCCTCCTTGCGGGTATATTGCGACGAGCGGGAACTTAACGCTTAAAAGCAGCCGCTCCGTCGTCGACGCAAAAAACATGTCCGTTCATAAAAGAGGCGTCGTCACTGGCGAGAAACGTGACAACCTTTGCCACTTCCCCCGGTTGGCCTGCTTTTCCTCGCATGTGAGCGCGCTCAATTTTTCGCCATATGTCCGGGTTGTCTTTCCATTCCGCAACAATTCCTGTGTCCACCAACCCTGGCGCAATGCCAGCCACTCGGATGTTATACCGTGCCAGATCGAGTGCGGCAGATCTCGTCATGCCAACGACAGCTGCTTTGCTTGCGTGATAAGGGAAAGCACCGCGGTCAGCCATAAATGCGTAAATGGAAGCCGTATTGATAATCACCCCACCCGATTCTTTCATCGCATTGCCGGCTGCCTGGATGCCGAAAAAAATGCCATGCTGATTGATGTTGACGATACGATGATACTCTTCGTGCGGAAGTTCCAGCACATTGCAGCGCTGTTTCACGGAAACGCCGGCATTGTTAAACATAACGTCCAGCTTTCCGTATCTCTCTTTGGTTTTGGTTACAAGTTGCTGAACGCTTTCAAAAAAAGACATGTCGACGTGGACAAAACTGGATTCTCCACCTTCGTTTTTGATCGACATGACCGTCTGTTTGCCCGATTCTACATCTACATCTGCGGCAATCACCTTGGCACCCTCTCTGGCGAACTCTACCGCCGTTGCACGGCCGATACCGCTTCCAGCACCGGTGACAATGACTACTCTATTTGCAAATCGCATATGTCCTCCTCGTCTTCTCATTTCATACCAACGTTCATACCAACCGGTCAGTAGGTACTGTCATTCATCGACGGGTAGTTCTATTTGCACGTATTTGCCATCTTTCATCGTTATCGCTCTTGGCCGAACGATGAGTCCCCCGTCTTGGGATAAACCTTTTGCCAGCACTGGAACGCTGTCGTCCGACAGTTGCTTGCAAGCTTCATCAATTTTTGCGCGAATGGCGGCAGCGTCATCCGTTGTTCCTGCCAGTTCCATCGCTTTGGCAAATACATGCATAGCCATGTAATGGTAAGCTACTTCTGAGGTAGGTACTTTGTCATCACCCAACTTCTTTTTGTAACGTTCCACAAATTTTTTGGTTCCTTCTGTCGGGTACATGGATGAGGGGTTTATTCCAATAAAGCCTTCCAACATTTTCGGATCCTGCAATATCGGTTCTATTTCTTCCACTTTTGCCTGATCCATAGCGATAATTCCACCGGCAAAGCCCTGATCCCGAGCCGCCTTGATCACAAGTGCCGTCGGTTGGGAAGCCCCTCCGACAAATAGGACATCAGGTTGGCTGGCAAGCGCTTTCGTAACGGCAGGGGCAAAGTCACTCTCTTTATTGTAGTCTACTGGGTTTTCCGCCACGATTTCCCCGCCAAGATCTGTCCATGTCTTCTTAAACAGTTCACTCCAATCTTTTGCATATTGATGGGTCCCGGGAACCAGCGCCACCTTGTTGCCGAAGCGTTTCATCATTTCCTCCGTGAATGTCTTTGGATACATATCGTATCGGGGAGGGATGCGGATGGTTAACGGATTATTTACATCAGTAACTTTTGGTTCGCTTGTATAAGCGGCGATCAGAAATTTCTCTTGCACGTTAAAGGTTTGCAAGGCAAATACGCCGCCCGAATGCGGCACAAAAATAATGGCTGCTTTGTGCTCAGATCGTAGCCGGTGTGCATTGGTGGCGGTTTCGTTTGGCAGATACTTGTCATCCAGCGCCTCCAGTTTCAGCTTCACCGTATCGGTTCCCACTTTGATGCCACCCGCCGTATTGATATCGTCAATGGCCATTTGCAGACCATCCAAGGTGTTTTTTCCGTAGAGTGCGGCACCACCGCTCTGTGGCCCGGACCAACCGATGCTGACTTCTCTGGTTTGGCTGCTGCCGTCGTCGCTGCCAGAAGTGGTTTGGTTGCCGCACGCTGTCAGCAATAGCAAGGTAGACAAGACAAGAAGATAACACCACTTTCGTTTCATTTGACCCTCTCCCTTATATCGATGGATTCACTCCTTTAGGCACCAATGTACGCTCGCTTCACCTCCTCATGGTTGCGTAATCCGTCGCTGGAATCTTCCAGAACGATCTCACCATTCTCGATGATATAACCGCGGTGTGCGATCTGCAGTGCCGCATAGGCATTCTGCTCCGCCAACAATACACTTGTGCCACTGCGATTGATTTCGGCTATCGTTTGAAACATTTGTTCAACCACCAGTGGAGCAAGCCCTACAGACGGCTCATCCAACAGCAGTAGTTTCGGTTTTGCCATTAAAGCGCGGGCAATCGCAACCATTTGCTGCTGACCGCCGCTCAATGAACCGACCGCTTGTTCCCTTTTGTCGTATAAAACCGGAAACAATTGAAAGACGTGCTGCAGAGAACGAGAATGACCCAATCTATCTTTTCGGTATACATAACCGCCCAAGACCAGATTCTTTAATACAGACATCTCCAGAAACAGTTTTCTGCCTTCAGGGCATTGGGCGATCCCCGCTCTTACAATCCGGTCGGGAGACCAGCCGCCGATCGATTTTCCCCTAAAATGAACGTCACCCGTCGCTGGCTTCAAAAGACCGCTGATGGTGCGAAAGATCGTGCTTTTACCTGCACCGTTCGCCCCAAGCAAAACGACCAGTTCTCCCTCTGTGATCTCCAGGTTTATGGAATGAAGCGCTTTGAAGCTGCCATACTTCACTGAAACATTAGTCAGTTTGAGCATGCTGAGCCCCTCCCAGGTATGCCTCAATCACCTTTTCATTCTGACTGATTTCCGCAGGTGTGCCTTCTGCAATCTTCGTCCCCTGGTTCAAGACCATAATGCGGTCGGCAAGGTTCATAATCATCTGCATCTTGTGCTCAATCATGCAAACGGTTAGACCGGCATGTTTCATTTTTTTGATCAGATCGGCAAGTCCGCTTGTTTCATCCGCGTTTATGCCGGCTGCCGGTTCATCCAAAAGCACAAGTTTTGGCTCTGTGGACAATGCCAAAGCGATTGCCACTCTTTTTTGTGCTTCTTGTGAGATGCTTGCTACCGGCCGGTTCGCCAAATCGGCAGCACCGACAAACTGAAGCACTTCCCATGCTTTCTCTCTGCATGCCTCTTCCTCTCTGCGATACCGTTTGGTCCGTATAACGGCATCCCAAAGCCCGCTTTTGGTCCGTAGACGATGACCGATCATGAGGTTGTCGATCACGGTTGCCTCCGTAAACAGTTTCGTGGTCTGAAACGTGCGGGCGACTCCCAACTTCGCCATTTGATGAGACGGCTTTTTTGTTACATCCTCTCCTTCAAGCAACAGGCGACCGGAAGTTGGTTGATAGAGGCCGCTGATTACGTTGAAGAACGTCGTTTTTCCTGCTCCGTTAGGACCGATAATGGCTGTGATTTCCCCTTGATTCATGTGAAAATCGACGGCGTAAACAGCGGTATTGCCCCCAAAACGTTTCGTTACTTGTTCCGCTTTAAGCATCCGCTTTCCCTCCCGAAAGCCTTTGCTCATGGACGCTCGATACCGCTGTTGTATGCTCTGCTCTCCTTTCCAACTCCGTTTGCCGTCTCTGTTTCAGTCGGACGCATGTCCCGATGATGCCATATGGGAGAAACATCACAAGCAGCACGAGAACGGGGCCGAAAATCATCATCCGATACTCTTGCCAGGACTGCAGCATTTGCATCAAAATCGTCACAAGAGTGGTTCCCACCAAAGGGCCCCACAGTGTACCGATTCCACCTACCAACAGATAGAGCAGCATGTCAAAGGTGTGTTCCACATGCGCGATATCGGGTCCAAGGAATCGGATATACCCTGCGTACAACGCTCCTGCCAAACCGGCCAATACGGTTGAATGGACAAACGCCAGGATTTTGTTGCGCATGACGTTGATTCCCAAGGCCACCGCCAGTTCTTCGCTGTTCCGGATCGACATAAACGTTCTGCCCACCAGCGATTGGACAATCCGCTTGTTGATCAGCGCCGTTAGGACGAGGAAAAACAGAATCAGGTAATACTGAGATGTCAAGCTGGAAAATACCAAAGATCCGATTTGCGGAACGGGAATCCCGAGCAGTCCGCGAACCCCCTCTGTTAACGACTCCCATTTTTCAATCAAAAGCAGAAGAATCACTCCGACACAGAGGGAAAAAATCGCAAAATAGTGCCCCTTTAAACGGAGAGAGATGAAACCTACCAGGGCGCCGATCAGTCCTGTTGCAACCATGGCGACAACGAGTGAAGGTAGAAAGGGCATTTCCGCTTTTACCATCAGGAGTCCAAATGTATAAGCTCCGATCCCGAAAAATCCGGCATGTGCCAGTGACAACTGTCCAGTGTATCCGACGATGACGTTCATACCGCTGACAGCGATTGTCCAAATAAACACCCTAGCCAAAACATCGAGATAGTAAGTATTGGAAATGAGCACAGGAATCGCTGCAGCAATCAGCAGCAGCGCTGGGAGAACCAGTTTGGAAGCCCGTTGCGAAATGCGATTCTTTCTCATCCTATTGGGCCTCCTTTGCAAACAATCCGGTTGGTTTCAATGTTAATATCAATACGAGGATCACAAACGCGATTAAGTCTTTATACTCACTGTTGAGATAAGTGCCTGACATGCTTTCCGCCAGTCCCAGAATATATCCTCCTAAAACAGCGCCCGGAATACTGCCCATCCCTCCCAGGACAATGATCACGAACGCTTTAAGATTCACCATCGCCCCCATCGAGGGATAGACAAGGTTGATCGGTGCTGCCAATGAGGCTGCCGCAGCGGCAAGACCAGACGCAATCCCAAACGTCAGTAGAGATACTTTGTTTGCATTAATGCCAACAAGAAATGCCCCTTCCCTGTTTTGCGCCATCGCTTCGATGGTTGCTCCGATCACCGTTCTTTTCAGGAACAGGTTTAGACCGACCATCAGTACGATTGCGGCGAGGATAATGATTGCCCGTTGTTGTGTGATCGTAAGCCCAAACAGGTTCATGACATCTTCATAAGGAGATTCAAGGCGGCGGTAATCCGCTCCCCAGATTTTGCGGGCGGCCGATTCTAGAAACAACATCACTCCGACCGCAGCGATCATCGCGTTGATGTGGGGGGCGTTATGCAGCGGTCGAAAAACCAGTCGCTCCAGCAGCATGCCGAAGACCACCATGACTGCCACAGAGACGAGAATAGCCGGCCAATAAGCAGATCCGTACAAGCTCATCATAGACAGGGTTAAGTAGGCCCCTAGCATATACAGGTGCCCATGTGCAAAATTAGGCAACTGCATAATCCCGTATATCAACGTGATTCCGAGAGCGACGAGACTGTAAATGCTTCCGACCACCAATCCATTTACCATCTGTTGAAAAAACAGCTCCATCTACTCACCCCCCCGCCCCCTCTTTTATATTGGAATATTCAGTGAAATGCGGCTACAGCTTGTTCTTTGCTTCCTCCACCAAGACCCGCCGCAGGATTTTCCCGACCGCCGTTTTCGGGAGCGAATCACGAAATTCAATCATCCGCGGCACTTTAAAAGCAGCGAGATGCTGTCGGCAAAATCCTTCTATTTCTTCCGGTGTCGCGCTTTGTCCCGGCTTGAGAACAAGGAATGCTTTGACCGTTTCTCCCCTGTACGCATCTGGGACACCTACCACGACTGCTTCCAGAACACCGGGGTGCGAGTAGAGAACTTCTTCAACTTCACGGGGGTACACATTATATCCGCTGGCGATAATCATGTCTTTTTTGCGATCCAAGATATAAAAGAAGCCATCTTCATCCATTTTGGCAATGTCTCCGGTATAGAGCCAGCCATCACGAATGGCGCTGGCCGTTTCTTGCGGCATGTTCCAATACCCCTTCATCACTTGCGGTCCGCGAATCACCAGCTCCCCTGCTTCACCGATTGGAAGGGTTTGCGTACCGTCCGAAAGATGGACAATCCGGGCTTCTGTTCCGGGCAGCGGGATACCGATGCTCCCCAGTTTTTTCGTACCGTCGCGAGGATTTGCATGCGTGCTTGGGGAAGCTTCCGAGAGTCCGTACCCTTCATACATGTTGGCGCCTGTCTTTCTTTCAAACGAACCGATCAGATCTACCGGCAGCGGTGCCGATCCGCTGTTGCAAACGCGTATCGCGTCAATCCCGTACCGGTCGGCGTCCGGATGCGAGTTGAGGGCGACGTACATCGTGGGCACTCCAGGAAAATAAGTAGGTTGATGCTCTTTTATCGTCTCCAGCACCTCAGGCACATCGAACCGCGGAAGGAGAATCACGTTCGTGCCGGTCAGGATGCCTATATTCATCGCGCAAGACATCCCATAGACGTGAAACAGCGGAATCACCAACAGGATTTTATCTCCCTGCGTTAACGGTTGTTCACTTGCGTGTGCGATCCCCTGCTGGGCATTGACCACCAGATTTCGATGCGTCAGCATGGCACCCTTGGCCTGTCCCGTCGTTCCTCCCGTATATTGAAGAACGGCCACATCTTCCTCTGGATCAACTGTCTCATCCGCTACAGGGCTGCCCAGTCGCAGGAAATCATCCCACGAGATGGAATCGCCCGACAGCTCCTGTTTGGAGGGAACGAGCGATATGAGGATCGCTTTTTTTAGATTTCCGGCTGCGGCCATGCGGCGGACCTTGGGATACAGATCAGCGAAAACAAACAAGACCTCTGCTCCCGAGTCCTGCAGGACATGCTCGATTTCCCGCTCCGCATACAACGGATTTACTTGCACGACGATAGCTCCCCGCCGAAGAGCACCGTAGAAGGCTGCTACATACTGCGGGCAGTTTGGCAGCATGATTCCCACCCTGTCGCCTTTTCGAACACCGATTTGATGCAACGCATGGGCCACCTGTCGAGTCAACCCTTGCAGTTGTTTGTAACTCAATCGCAGGTGATAGAATGTGATCGCGGTTTGCTCTCCCATCTCTGCTGCTGTTCGATCAAGCATTTCCGGCAGTGACATCAGCTCGCCCGCAAACGATTTCCCCTTGGCATGACTCAAACCGTTCATGACCGTTACCTTCGACATGAGGCAAACACCCTTCCCCTCTGTATCAAGAGTGCGAAAACTGGAGACCTCTGATCAAACGCCGCCGCGGACATAAAGCACTTGACCGGTAATAAAACTTGACTCTTCGGATACTAAAAATAAAACGGCATTGGCTATGTCCAGCGGTTTTCCCGTCCTGCCCAAAGGGGAACGTTGGGCGGCAGCCTTCTTTAACTCTTCAAAATCGATACCCATTCTATCTGCGGTTGCCTTTGTCATCTCGGTCTCGATGAATCCAGGAGCTACAGCATTGACATTTATATTGAATTTCCCCAGTTCGATGGCCAACGTTTTGGTAAAACCCTGCAATCCCGCTTTTGCTGTGGCGTAATTGAGCTGTCCCCGATTTCCTAAGGCAGACGTGGAACTGAAGTTGACGATTTTTCCGTATCGCTGTTCGACCATGTGACGCTGGGCGGCTTGCACCGCGTAGAATGAGCCTTTTAGGTGAACGTTCATCACAGCGTCCCAATCGTCATCCGTCATTTTATGAACCAGATTATCGCGGGTGATGCCGGCATTGTTCACCAGGATGTCAAGTCGCCCGAACGTATCGACCGTCGTTTGGACCATCTCTTCTACAGATTGACGTTTGGTGATGTCACATGGGATCGCGATCGCTTCCCCGCCTGCTTTGCGGATCTCCGCCGCCGTCTCCTCGCATGTGGACTGTTCAACATCTGTGACTGTCACCTTTGCGCCCTCCTCGGCCAGCCTGATGGCTGTGGCCGCCCCTATGCCGCGTCCGGAGCCGGTAATAATCGCTACCCGATCTTTTACTCTCATGTGCATTCTCCTCTCAAGTCGTGGTTTTGTTGTACGTTTTGCCTCTCACTGTCATGTCGCTGTCTTACCGTACGTATGGGAATTAAGCGGAAGATCCTTTTGCTAGGCAACAGGCATGGTATACTTCGCTTGGCCGATCACTACCTGATCTCCTTTTTGAGTGGACGCCCACACTTCACAAGTTACAACCTGCTTCTCCCCGTCTACTCCAGCCTCTATAACCCGGCCTGCACACGTGATGACATCTCCCGGTCTTACCATGCCAGTGAACCGGGCACCAAATGTCAGCAGATCCCCATCGTTTCCGATCGTATCAGTCAGCAGTTGCCCTACAAACGCCATCGTCAACATTCCATGGACGATCACTCCGCCAAGACCGGCTTGCTGGGCGAACTCCTCCACGGTGTGAATAGGGTTGTAATCGCCTGACGCGCCCGAATACATGACGAGTTGCGTATTCGAGACGGCCGGCTTGACGAGCGGTCCAATCTCGTCTCCCACCTGCATTCTTTTGCTGCTCATGACCTTCCCCCTTTCCCTCGATAAATCACAGTCGATCTTGCTATGAACACCGTCTCACCCGACTCGTTCACTCCTTTTTGCTCATACACCAGAAAGGTCATCTGCCCCAGTTTCCCTTCCTTGAGGTAGGCGTCCGCCAGTTTGGTCGAGCAATAGAGTACATCGCCTGCGCCGATTGGCTGCCGATATTCAAAATGTTGTTCCCCGTGGATCAGCCCTTCCCTGTTGAAGCGAAGGCCTGGTATTTCACCGTAGTCAAACGTACGGCTAAAGGTTGGCGGTGCGATGATTCTGCCGTACCGGCTTGCCTTTGCGTACTCTTCATCACGGTACAGCGGGTTGGCGTCTCCGATCGCATCGGCAAACTTCTTGATTGCTCCTTTCTCCACCTCATTTTTCACCGGTACCGATTCGACACCGATAAAAGGTTGAAACAAGTCCAAACTCATCCTCATCCCCCCATTCTTGGATTGCACCAGCATGCAAGACGATCTCGCTGATCAGCGGCGAGCGACGGAGAAATCTACAGATGGCGATTCATTACATCGCCGTCACCCCTCCGTCAACTGCAAGCACTTGCCCTGTTACATAAGCAGATGCGTCAGATGCGAAGTACAAAGCGGCTCCTTTCAAATCGGTTTCCCCTCCATAGCGTCCCATGGGCGTCCGTTCCAGGATCTGCTCCCCGAATTGCTGAAGCAGGCCCGATGACATTTTTGTTGGAAAGAAACCGGGAGCGATTGCATTGACCGTAACGCCCTGTCGCGCCCATTTCATCGCTAAATCGCGGGTAAACGAGATCACGGCTCCTTTGCTTGCATTGTAGGCGATCGCATTCATAAAGCGAGGATCACCGCCAACCAGACCGGCAACGGAGGCGATGTTTACAATTCGGCCGTATTGTCGCGACACCATTTCCCGCCCCACCGCCTGCGACATTAAAAACAACCCCGTTACGTTTACTTGCAGCACTTGATTAAATTTTTCCAACGGGTATTGCTCAACTGGAGCCCCCCACGTAGTCCCGGAATTATTAATCAGTATGTCAATCTTGCCAAATGCCCGTTTTGTTTCCTCCACAACGCGCTCCACATCGTCCGGATTCGTGACGTCACATGGAAGCGACAGGCTTTGTCGGCCTAATCCTTTGATTTTTTCGGCTACTTCGTCACACGCTCCCTTTTTCCGGGAGCAGACCACAACAGCAGCGCCGGCCTCTGCCAGACCCATCGCGATCTGTTCACCGAGACCGCGTCCGCCTCCGGTGACGATTGCCACTTTTTCATGAAGATCAAAAAGTTCTTGGATACGCATGCAGCACTCCTCCTGTTCAACCCAATCCGATAAATCGCCAACAGCACCGATTCTCTTAGCTGTTGCCGAAGCATCAGATGATTTTTTCCATAACAGCCGCTAGAATCCATGCATGGCAATCTGGTGCGCTTGATGCATGACATTCTCTGCGACCTTTCCGAGACGCTCAAATCGGGGGTCCATCGTTTGCCCCATCTTCCAGCGATAGTAGATCTGTTGACAGATGACCGCTACCTTGTAGTACGCATAGGTTAGGTAGAAATCAATTTCTGTCAAGTCGCGTCCGCTTTTCGATGCGTACCTCTCCAGCAACTCGCGACGAGAAAAGAAGCCAGGCAGGGATGTTACAGAGGTAAGTCCGCTTCGCAACTGCTCGGCATCCTCTACCTCATCCCAGTAGCTGACCGTGATCGCCACATCGGAGAGTGGATCGCCGATCGTAGTCATTTCCCAGTCCACCACGGCCACCACTTGTGCCGCATCAACTGTGGACAAAATCAGATTATTCAGCTTGTAATCGTTATGAACGATTGTGGCTGGAGGAGATTCGGGCAGATGCTCCAACATCCATTTTGCCGTCTCTTCAACCACAGGGATCTCATCGGTCTTGGATCGTTCATATCGTCCAATCCATCCATGAACCTGCCGTTCCATAAAGCCTTCCGGCCGCCCGAGCGAACCAAGGCCAGCAGCCTGCCAATCGATCTCGTGCAGGGCAACAAGGGTCTCAACAACCGATTCAGAGATTCGCTGTCCCAGCTCGGGAGAGTATGCCACACCATCCGGCCATTCGCGATCCAGTACCATCCCCTTCCTTCGTTCCATCACATAAAAGGGAGCTCCCAAGATAGTTTCATCCTCACAGAATAGATACG contains these protein-coding regions:
- a CDS encoding acyl-CoA dehydrogenase family protein → MHFRLQEEQKMIQKTVRKFVEKELMPLEAEVLRNEREGRPGITVEQKKELQLKAKKLGFWGINTPEEYGGANLGQMMQALVVMELSRTFVPFHFGGFADNILYYCNEEQKKKYLIPTINGERISCFAFTEPGAGSDTRRISMRAEKVGNEWVLNGEKIFITNGNEADFAMVFAVTDKEKQAAGGGVTCFLVDRDSGWRSEYVHTMGEWGPASLIFENVRVPEENILGELHGGYNLGLEWIGFARWIVGARAVGAAERLIQMAIEYAKQRVTFGQPIAERQAIQWMIADSAVEIEAAKWLVFHAAWMLDQGMDNRHYASIAKLYGANMGNRVVDRVLQIHGGMGYTKELPIERWYREARLWRIYDGTDEIQRLIIARNLLKGHVRLGESV
- a CDS encoding NADPH:quinone oxidoreductase family protein, whose translation is MFITYQTAYYALHRRATVQSGDVLLVHAGSGGVGSAAIQLGRAAGARVIATAGGPEKVRICKDLGADVAIDYLAENFVDIVNDVTKGRGADIIFDPVGGDTFDRSRKCIAFEGRLLVIGFAGGRIADAPANHALVKNYSVVGVHWGLFRRLMPERIIEAHRRLMELNKQGAIRPIVCKEFPFEALPQAMELLATRKTWGKLVIKP
- a CDS encoding SDR family NAD(P)-dependent oxidoreductase, whose amino-acid sequence is MRFANRVVIVTGAGSGIGRATAVEFAREGAKVIAADVDVESGKQTVMSIKNEGGESSFVHVDMSFFESVQQLVTKTKERYGKLDVMFNNAGVSVKQRCNVLELPHEEYHRIVNINQHGIFFGIQAAGNAMKESGGVIINTASIYAFMADRGAFPYHASKAAVVGMTRSAALDLARYNIRVAGIAPGLVDTGIVAEWKDNPDIWRKIERAHMRGKAGQPGEVAKVVTFLASDDASFMNGHVFCVDDGAAAFKR
- a CDS encoding ABC transporter substrate-binding protein; the protein is MKRKWCYLLVLSTLLLLTACGNQTTSGSDDGSSQTREVSIGWSGPQSGGAALYGKNTLDGLQMAIDDINTAGGIKVGTDTVKLKLEALDDKYLPNETATNAHRLRSEHKAAIIFVPHSGGVFALQTFNVQEKFLIAAYTSEPKVTDVNNPLTIRIPPRYDMYPKTFTEEMMKRFGNKVALVPGTHQYAKDWSELFKKTWTDLGGEIVAENPVDYNKESDFAPAVTKALASQPDVLFVGGASQPTALVIKAARDQGFAGGIIAMDQAKVEEIEPILQDPKMLEGFIGINPSSMYPTEGTKKFVERYKKKLGDDKVPTSEVAYHYMAMHVFAKAMELAGTTDDAAAIRAKIDEACKQLSDDSVPVLAKGLSQDGGLIVRPRAITMKDGKYVQIELPVDE
- a CDS encoding ABC transporter ATP-binding protein, whose product is MLKLTNVSVKYGSFKALHSINLEITEGELVVLLGANGAGKSTIFRTISGLLKPATGDVHFRGKSIGGWSPDRIVRAGIAQCPEGRKLFLEMSVLKNLVLGGYVYRKDRLGHSRSLQHVFQLFPVLYDKREQAVGSLSGGQQQMVAIARALMAKPKLLLLDEPSVGLAPLVVEQMFQTIAEINRSGTSVLLAEQNAYAALQIAHRGYIIENGEIVLEDSSDGLRNHEEVKRAYIGA
- a CDS encoding ABC transporter ATP-binding protein, with translation MLKAEQVTKRFGGNTAVYAVDFHMNQGEITAIIGPNGAGKTTFFNVISGLYQPTSGRLLLEGEDVTKKPSHQMAKLGVARTFQTTKLFTEATVIDNLMIGHRLRTKSGLWDAVIRTKRYRREEEACREKAWEVLQFVGAADLANRPVASISQEAQKRVAIALALSTEPKLVLLDEPAAGINADETSGLADLIKKMKHAGLTVCMIEHKMQMIMNLADRIMVLNQGTKIAEGTPAEISQNEKVIEAYLGGAQHAQTD
- a CDS encoding branched-chain amino acid ABC transporter permease, translated to MRKNRISQRASKLVLPALLLIAAAIPVLISNTYYLDVLARVFIWTIAVSGMNVIVGYTGQLSLAHAGFFGIGAYTFGLLMVKAEMPFLPSLVVAMVATGLIGALVGFISLRLKGHYFAIFSLCVGVILLLLIEKWESLTEGVRGLLGIPVPQIGSLVFSSLTSQYYLILFFLVLTALINKRIVQSLVGRTFMSIRNSEELAVALGINVMRNKILAFVHSTVLAGLAGALYAGYIRFLGPDIAHVEHTFDMLLYLLVGGIGTLWGPLVGTTLVTILMQMLQSWQEYRMMIFGPVLVLLVMFLPYGIIGTCVRLKQRRQTELERRAEHTTAVSSVHEQRLSGGKADA
- a CDS encoding branched-chain amino acid ABC transporter permease translates to MELFFQQMVNGLVVGSIYSLVALGITLIYGIMQLPNFAHGHLYMLGAYLTLSMMSLYGSAYWPAILVSVAVMVVFGMLLERLVFRPLHNAPHINAMIAAVGVMLFLESAARKIWGADYRRLESPYEDVMNLFGLTITQQRAIIILAAIVLMVGLNLFLKRTVIGATIEAMAQNREGAFLVGINANKVSLLTFGIASGLAAAAASLAAPINLVYPSMGAMVNLKAFVIIVLGGMGSIPGAVLGGYILGLAESMSGTYLNSEYKDLIAFVILVLILTLKPTGLFAKEAQ
- a CDS encoding long-chain-fatty-acid--CoA ligase; the protein is MSKVTVMNGLSHAKGKSFAGELMSLPEMLDRTAAEMGEQTAITFYHLRLSYKQLQGLTRQVAHALHQIGVRKGDRVGIMLPNCPQYVAAFYGALRRGAIVVQVNPLYAEREIEHVLQDSGAEVLFVFADLYPKVRRMAAAGNLKKAILISLVPSKQELSGDSISWDDFLRLGSPVADETVDPEEDVAVLQYTGGTTGQAKGAMLTHRNLVVNAQQGIAHASEQPLTQGDKILLVIPLFHVYGMSCAMNIGILTGTNVILLPRFDVPEVLETIKEHQPTYFPGVPTMYVALNSHPDADRYGIDAIRVCNSGSAPLPVDLIGSFERKTGANMYEGYGLSEASPSTHANPRDGTKKLGSIGIPLPGTEARIVHLSDGTQTLPIGEAGELVIRGPQVMKGYWNMPQETASAIRDGWLYTGDIAKMDEDGFFYILDRKKDMIIASGYNVYPREVEEVLYSHPGVLEAVVVGVPDAYRGETVKAFLVLKPGQSATPEEIEGFCRQHLAAFKVPRMIEFRDSLPKTAVGKILRRVLVEEAKNKL
- a CDS encoding SDR family NAD(P)-dependent oxidoreductase, coding for MHMRVKDRVAIITGSGRGIGAATAIRLAEEGAKVTVTDVEQSTCEETAAEIRKAGGEAIAIPCDITKRQSVEEMVQTTVDTFGRLDILVNNAGITRDNLVHKMTDDDWDAVMNVHLKGSFYAVQAAQRHMVEQRYGKIVNFSSTSALGNRGQLNYATAKAGLQGFTKTLAIELGKFNINVNAVAPGFIETEMTKATADRMGIDFEELKKAAAQRSPLGRTGKPLDIANAVLFLVSEESSFITGQVLYVRGGV